The following coding sequences are from one Acomys russatus chromosome 16, mAcoRus1.1, whole genome shotgun sequence window:
- the Ube2g1 gene encoding ubiquitin-conjugating enzyme E2 G1 has product MTELQSALLLRRQLAELNKNPVEGFSAGLIDDNDLYRWEVLIIGPPDTLYEGGVFKAHLTFPKDYPLRPPKMKFITEIWHPNVDKNGDVCISILHEPGEDKYGYEKPEERWLPIHTVETIMISVISMLADPNGDSPANVDAAKEWREDRNGEFKRKVARCVRKSQETAFE; this is encoded by the exons aACTCAACAAAAACCCAGTGGAAGGCTTTTCAGCAGGTTTAATAGACGACAATGATCTCTATCGATGGGAAGTCCTTATTATTGGTCCTCCAGATACACTTTA tgaagGTGGTGTTTTTAAGGCTCATCTCACTTTCCCAAAAGATTATCCCCTCCGGCCTCCTAAAATGAAATTCATTACAGAGATTTGGCACCCAAATG tTGATAAAAATGGTGATGTTTGCATTTCTATTCTTCATGAGCCTGGGGAAGATAAATATGGTTATGAGAAGCCAGAGGAGCGCTGGTTGCCTATCCATACTGTGGAAACCATCATGATTAGTGTCATTTCTATGCTGGCAGATCCTAATGGTGACTCACCTGCGAATGTAGATGCTGCG aaagaatggagggaagacagaaatggagaatttaaaaggaaagttgCTCGCTGTGTAAGAAAAAGCCAAGAAACTGCTTTTGAGTGA